In Luteitalea sp. TBR-22, one genomic interval encodes:
- a CDS encoding HU family DNA-binding protein: protein MTKSALFAFFADKFEVKRTEVRDWFDELAALAEKELKRSGEFTLPGVVKLSVRKSKARMGRNPATGEPIKIPAKTRVKATVVKAMKDAVMPRK from the coding sequence ATGACCAAGTCGGCACTCTTTGCGTTCTTCGCTGACAAGTTCGAGGTGAAGCGCACCGAGGTGCGTGACTGGTTCGACGAGCTCGCGGCGCTTGCCGAGAAGGAACTCAAGCGCTCGGGCGAGTTCACGCTCCCCGGTGTGGTGAAGTTGTCGGTGCGCAAGAGCAAGGCGCGCATGGGCCGCAACCCTGCCACCGGCGAGCCGATCAAGATCCCGGCCAAGACGCGCGTCAAGGCGACCGTGGTGAAGGCCATGAAGGACGCCGTGATGCCGCGCAAGTAG
- the queF gene encoding preQ(1) synthase has product MASGGIETFPNPRPGRPYEIDTRCPEFTSMCPKTGLPDFGEIRITYVPDATCIELKSLKYYLLEFRNKGVFYEALTNQILDDLVAACAPVRMTVVGDFTPRGGIRTTVTATYTRD; this is encoded by the coding sequence ATGGCCAGTGGCGGCATCGAGACCTTTCCGAACCCGCGTCCAGGACGTCCGTACGAGATCGACACCCGTTGTCCCGAGTTCACGTCGATGTGCCCAAAGACGGGCTTGCCCGACTTCGGCGAGATCCGCATCACGTACGTTCCCGACGCGACCTGCATCGAGCTGAAGTCGCTCAAGTACTACCTCCTCGAGTTCCGCAACAAGGGCGTCTTCTACGAGGCGCTCACCAACCAGATCCTCGATGATCTCGTGGCGGCCTGCGCGCCCGTGCGCATGACCGTGGTGGGCGACTTCACGCCGCGCGGCGGCATCCGCACGACGGTGACGGCGACGTACACGAGGGACTGA